In Streptomyces sp. P3, one DNA window encodes the following:
- a CDS encoding DUF6083 domain-containing protein — protein MCPNHTPTSRHWDGSPHTIPPRRSLHVAPHSPSRLLRHGQSGICRRCGHRIDIYPRPDQRPIALHPAELTTQSVLAASRWHLSSGIAHPHDDGSDWCRIPHAALCPARTPHCQASPHLDALRRHLAVRTRRLIDTGHLTPTTLAPDTLPAATDHPTPRPVVNMLLGRYLADGPLQHIRCVAQTRHRQRCPQPVLNPASPAGTWRLLPTGPHRRQLPLTATLMAVYDLGSLPHTEQRRWRTQHCPAHAALTAAADLTVTTWQIFDPLRHTAHIHARLPHPTASRRRQG, from the coding sequence ATGTGCCCCAACCACACCCCCACCAGCCGCCACTGGGACGGCAGCCCCCACACCATCCCTCCGCGCCGCTCCCTCCATGTGGCCCCGCACAGCCCCAGCCGCCTGCTGCGGCACGGCCAAAGCGGCATCTGTCGCAGATGCGGCCACCGCATCGACATCTACCCGCGGCCCGACCAGCGGCCCATCGCCCTGCACCCCGCCGAACTCACCACCCAGAGCGTCCTGGCGGCCTCTCGCTGGCACCTGAGCAGCGGCATCGCCCACCCCCACGACGACGGCAGCGACTGGTGCCGCATCCCCCACGCCGCCCTCTGCCCGGCCCGCACCCCCCACTGCCAGGCCAGCCCACACCTCGACGCGCTGCGCCGCCACCTCGCCGTCCGCACCCGTCGCCTGATCGACACCGGCCACCTCACCCCCACCACACTGGCCCCCGACACCCTGCCCGCCGCCACCGACCACCCCACCCCCCGGCCGGTCGTGAACATGCTGCTGGGCCGCTACCTCGCCGACGGCCCACTCCAGCACATCCGCTGCGTGGCCCAGACCCGCCACCGGCAGCGATGCCCCCAGCCCGTCCTGAACCCCGCCAGCCCGGCCGGAACCTGGAGACTGCTGCCCACCGGCCCGCACCGTCGCCAACTGCCCCTTACCGCCACCCTGATGGCCGTCTACGACCTCGGCTCCCTGCCCCACACCGAACAGCGACGCTGGCGCACCCAACACTGCCCCGCCCATGCCGCCCTCACCGCAGCCGCCGACCTCACCGTGACCACCTGGCAGATCTTCGACCCGCTCCGGCACACCGCCCACATCCACGCCCGCCTGCCCCACCCCACGGCCAGCCGGCGCCGGCAGGGATGA
- a CDS encoding UvrD-helicase domain-containing protein encodes MKPTDEQTAAADAFHAGDHLALQAGAGTGKTTTLALLAHSTTRRGRYFAYNRAIAQDARARFPATVQCKTAHALAYAAVGHQYSRRLNAPRRPAWQTGQALGLTKNIRIGERDVTQKALANATLRTVTRFCHTADEAITRHHVPRLRGLEDTDLHAELVSHIVPFAQKAWADLQHPDDGSVRFDHDHYLKMWALTRPRIDAHFLLLDEAQDTNPVVEQIFLAQRDHTQLVMVGDSAQAIYQWRGAKDVMTGFDGTQLALSQSFRFGPDLAAEANRWLRLADAPIRLTGTPTVPTELGPVTQPDAVLCRTNVGAMAQVMTLMAAGKRVALAGGGDSLQALALAARDLKEGRRTHHPELILFPCWGDLQDYAAHDPAGRDVQPLVHLVDTHGTDAILTAVAHLTPEPHAQVTVSTAHKAKGREWPRVLIADDFARAHDNNASDQADNTPPPDPIDDAEARLAYVAVTRTRQRLDLGGLSWIHDHPDGTPPR; translated from the coding sequence ATGAAACCCACCGACGAACAAACCGCAGCCGCCGACGCCTTCCATGCCGGGGACCACCTCGCCCTGCAGGCGGGCGCCGGCACCGGCAAGACCACCACCCTGGCCCTGCTCGCCCACAGCACCACCCGCCGCGGCCGCTACTTCGCCTACAACCGGGCCATCGCCCAGGACGCACGCGCACGCTTCCCTGCCACCGTCCAGTGCAAGACCGCCCACGCCCTCGCCTACGCCGCCGTCGGCCACCAATACAGCCGCCGCCTGAACGCTCCCCGCCGCCCGGCGTGGCAGACCGGCCAAGCACTCGGCCTCACCAAGAACATCCGCATCGGCGAACGCGACGTGACACAGAAAGCCCTCGCCAATGCCACCCTGCGCACCGTCACCCGCTTCTGCCACACTGCGGACGAGGCCATCACCCGCCACCACGTGCCCCGTCTACGTGGCCTGGAAGACACAGACCTCCACGCCGAACTCGTCAGCCACATCGTGCCGTTCGCTCAAAAAGCCTGGGCCGACCTGCAGCACCCCGACGACGGTTCGGTCCGATTCGACCACGACCACTACCTGAAAATGTGGGCACTCACCCGGCCCCGCATCGACGCCCACTTCCTGCTCCTGGACGAGGCACAGGACACCAACCCCGTCGTCGAACAGATCTTCCTCGCCCAGCGCGACCACACCCAGCTGGTCATGGTCGGCGACTCCGCCCAGGCCATCTACCAGTGGCGGGGCGCCAAAGACGTCATGACCGGCTTCGACGGCACCCAGCTGGCCCTGTCCCAGTCCTTCCGCTTCGGCCCCGACCTTGCCGCGGAGGCAAACCGCTGGCTGCGCCTCGCCGACGCCCCCATCCGCCTCACCGGCACCCCCACCGTGCCCACCGAACTCGGCCCCGTCACCCAGCCGGACGCCGTGCTGTGCCGCACCAACGTCGGCGCCATGGCCCAGGTCATGACCCTCATGGCGGCGGGCAAACGGGTCGCCCTGGCAGGGGGAGGAGACAGCCTCCAGGCCCTGGCTCTCGCGGCCCGCGACCTGAAAGAAGGCCGCCGCACCCATCACCCCGAACTGATCCTCTTCCCCTGCTGGGGAGACTTGCAGGACTACGCCGCACACGATCCGGCCGGCCGCGACGTGCAGCCGCTCGTCCACCTCGTCGACACCCACGGCACCGACGCCATCCTCACAGCAGTCGCCCACCTCACCCCCGAACCGCACGCCCAGGTCACCGTCTCAACCGCCCACAAGGCCAAAGGGCGCGAATGGCCCCGCGTGCTCATCGCGGACGACTTCGCGCGCGCCCACGACAACAACGCCAGCGACCAGGCAGACAACACACCACCACCTGACCCCATCGATGACGCCGAAGCCCGCCTGGCCTACGTGGCCGTCACCCGCACCCGTCAGCGCCTCGACCTGGGCGGGCTGTCCTGGATCCACGACCACCCCGACGGCACCCCGCCCCGTTAG
- a CDS encoding helix-turn-helix transcriptional regulator, whose protein sequence is MPILQPEPDLTALRVTLARLRNDRGWTFDELAARTGLARRTVIDLEHGRGAGNITTWHALAHAFDVPIGELLGALCDNHTPPGTQDA, encoded by the coding sequence GTGCCGATCTTGCAGCCCGAGCCCGACCTCACCGCCCTGCGCGTCACACTGGCGCGTCTGAGGAACGACCGCGGCTGGACCTTCGACGAACTCGCCGCCCGCACCGGCCTGGCCCGGCGCACCGTCATCGACCTCGAACACGGCCGCGGCGCCGGCAACATCACCACCTGGCACGCTCTCGCGCACGCCTTCGACGTCCCCATCGGGGAACTCCTCGGCGCCCTCTGCGACAACCACACCCCGCCTGGCACGCAGGACGCCTGA